The proteins below come from a single Procambarus clarkii isolate CNS0578487 chromosome 44, FALCON_Pclarkii_2.0, whole genome shotgun sequence genomic window:
- the LOC138350187 gene encoding putative protein FAM47C, protein MIGAKFAPHVSEMTITMADHPSSLTLLAYIVQMTCLSGLGWEERRHHSCIYNGRSFGVTAELLLCNVIPRSSLPSARWSPPVHWCPPESTGVHQSPPVSTRVHRCPPESTGVHQSPPVSTRVHRCPPESTGVHQSPPVSTRVHRCPPESTGVHQSPPVSTRVHRCPPESTGVHQSPPVSTRVHRCPPESTGVHQSPPVSTRVHRCPPESTGVHQSPPVSTRVHRCPPESTGVHQSPPVSTRVHRCPPESTVVHQSPPLSTRVHRCPPESTGVHQSPPVSTRVHRCPPESTGVHQSPPVSTRVHRCPPESTGVHQSPPVSTRVHRCPPESTGVHQSPPVSTRVHRCPPESTGVHQSPPVSTRVHRCPPESTGVHQSPPVSTRVHRCPPESTGVHQSPPVSTRVHRCPPESTGVHQSPPVSTRVHRCPPESTVVHQSPLVSTRVHCCPPESTVVHQSPPVSTRVHRCPPLSTGVHQSPPVSTRVHCCPPESTGVHQSPPESTGVHQSPQVSTRVHRCPPESTGVHQSPLVSTRVHRCPPESTVVHQSPPLSTRVHRCPPESTGVHQSPPVSTRVHQSPPVSTRVHRCPPESTGVHQSPPVSTRVHQSPLVSTRVHRCPPESTGVHQSTGVHQSPPVSTRVHQSPPECTRVQ, encoded by the coding sequence TGTCTTAGTGGCCTCGGGTGGGAGGAGCGGCGCCACCACTCATGCATATACAATGGCAGGAGTTTTGGAGTTACTGCAGAGCTCCTCTTGTGTAACGTGATCCCTCGCTCTAGTCTGCCTAGCGCCCGCTGGAGTCCACCAGTCCACTGGTGTCCACCAGAGTCCACCGGTGTCCACCAGAGTCCACCGGTGTCCACCAGAGTCCACCGGTGTCCACCAGAGTCCACCGGTGTCCACCAGAGTCCACCGGTGTCCACCAGAGTCCACCGGTGTCCACCAGAGTCCACCGGTGTCCACCAGAGTCCACCGGTGTCCACCAGAGTCCACCGGTGTCCACCAGAGTCCACCGGTGTCCACCAGAGTCCACCGGTGTCCACCAGAGTCCACCGGTGTCCACCAGAGTCCACCGGTGTCCACCAGAGTCCACCGGTGTCCACCAGAGTCCACCGGTGTCCACCAGAGTCCACCGGTGTCCACCAGAGTCCACCGGTGTCCACCAGAGTCCACCGGTGTCCACCAGAGTCCACCGGTGTCCACCAGAGTCCACCGGTGTCCACCAGAGTCCACCGGTGTCCACCAGAGTCCACCGGTGTCCACCAGAGTCCACCGGTGTCCACCAGAGTCCACCGTTGTCCACCAGAGTCCACCGTTGTCCACCAGAGTCCACCGTTGTCCACCAGAGTCCACCGGTGTCCACCAGAGTCCACCGGTGTCCACCAGAGTCCACCGGTGTCCACCAGAGTCCACCGGTGTCCACCAGAGTCCACCGGTGTCCACCAGAGTCCACCGGTGTCCACCAGAGTCCACCGGTGTCCACCAGAGTCCACCGGTGTCCACCAGAGTCCACCGGTGTCCACCAGAGTCCACCGGTGTCCACCAGAGTCCACCGGTGTCCACCAGAGTCCACCGGTGTCCACCAGAGTCCACCGGTGTCCACCAGAGTCCACCGGTGTCCACCAGAGTCCACCGGTGTCCACCAGAGTCCACCGGTGTCCACCAGAGTCCACCGGTGTCCACCAGAGTCCACCGGTGTCCACCAGAGTCCACCGGTGTCCACCAGAGTCCACCGGTGTCCACCAGAGTCCACCGGTGTCCACCAGAGTCCACCGGTGTCCACCAGAGTCCACCGGTGTCCACCAGAGTCCACCGGTGTCCACCAGAGTCCACCGGTGTCCACCAGAGTCCACCGTTGTCCACCAGAGTCCACTGGTGTCCACCAGAGTCCACTGTTGTCCACCAGAGTCTACCGTTGTCCACCAGAGTCCACCGGTGTCCACCAGAGTCCACCGTTGTCCACCGTTGTCCACCGGTGTCCACCAGAGTCCACCGGTGTCCACCAGAGTCCACTGTTGTCCACCAGAGTCCACTGGTGTCCACCAGAGTCCACCAGAGTCCACTGGTGTCCACCAGAGTCCACAGGTGTCCACCAGAGTCCACAGGTGTCCACCAGAGTCCACTGGTGTCCACCAGAGTCCACTGGTGTCCACCAGAGTCCACCGTTGTCCACCAGAGTCCACCGTTGTCCACCAGAGTCCACCGTTGTCCACCAGAGTCCACCGGTGTCCACCAGAGTCCACCGGTGTCCACCAGAGTCCACCGGTGTCCACCAGAGTCCACCAGAGTCCACCGGTGTCCACCAGAGTCCACCGGTGTCCACCAGAGTCCACCGGTGTCCACCAGAGTCCACCGGTGTCCACCAGAGTCCACCAGAGTCCACTGGTGTCCACCAGAGTCCACCGGTGTCCACCAGAGTCCACCGGTGTCCACCAGTCCACCGGTGTCCACCAGAGTCCACCGGTGTCCACCAGAGTCCACCAGAGTCCACCGGAGTGCACCAGAGTTCAATAG
- the LOC138350188 gene encoding uncharacterized protein, whose translation MCHSTNVTQHQCDTASVCHNTNVPQHQCDTVSVCHSTNVTQHQCATAPMCHSTNVTQHQCATAPIISVPQHQCDTASVCHSTNVPQHQCDTVSVCHSTNVTQHQCATAPMCHSTNVTQHQCATAPITNVTQHQCATAPMCHSTNVTQHQCDTASVCHSTNVPQHQCDTVSVCHSTNVTQHQCATAPMCHSTNVTQHQCATAPIISVPQHQCDTASVCHSTNVTQHQCDTASVCHSTNVTQHQCDTASHQCDTAPMCHSTNVTQHQCDTASVCHSTNVTQHQCDTASVCHSTNVTQHQCDTPSV comes from the exons ATGTGCCACAGCACCAATGTGACACAGCACCAATGTGACACAGCATCAGTGTGCCACAACACCAATGTGCCACAGCACCAATGTGACACAGTATCAGTGTGCCACAGCACCAATGTGACACAGCATCAGTGTGCCACAGCACCAATGTGCCACAGCACCAATGTGACACAGCATCAGTGTGCCACAGCACCAAT CATCAGTGTGCCACAGCACCAATGTGACACAGCATCAGTGTGCCACAGCACCAATGTGCCACAGCACCAATGTGACACAGTATCAGTGTGCCACAGCACCAATGTGACACAGCATCAGTGTGCCACAGCACCAATGTGCCACAGCACCAATGTGACACAGCATCAGTGTGCCACAGCACCAAT CACCAATGTGACACAGCATCAGTGTGCCACAGCACCAATGTGCCACAGCACCAATGTGACACAGCACCAATGTGACACAGCATCAGTGTGCCACAGCACCAATGTGCCACAGCACCAATGTGACACAGTATCAGTGTGCCACAGCACCAATGTGACACAGCATCAGTGTGCCACAGCACCAATGTGCCACAGCACCAATGTGACACAGCATCAGTGTGCCACAGCACCAAT TATCAGTGTGCCACAGCACCAATGTGACACAGCATCAGTGTGCCACAGCACCAATGTGACACAGCACCAATGTGACACAGCATCAGTGTGTCACAGCACCAATGTGACACAGCACCAATGTGACACAGCATCT CATCAGTGTGACACAGCACCAATGTGCCACAGCACCAATGTGACACAGCACCAATGTGACACAGCATCAGTGTGCCACAGCACCAATGTGACACAGCACCAATGTGACACAGCATCAGTGTGCCACAGCACCAATGTGACACAGCACCAATGTGACACACCATCTGTGTGA
- the LOC138350189 gene encoding uncharacterized protein: MLRQPTPVGPATAQAAYPVGPANAQAAYPVGPANAQAAYPVGPANAQAAYPVGPANAQAAYPVGPANAQAAHPVGPANAQAAYPVGPANAQAAYPVGPANAQAAHPADPTTAEALK; encoded by the coding sequence ATGCTCAGGCAGCCTACCCCCGTGGGACCTGCCACTGCTCAGGCAGCCTACCCTGTGGGCCCCGCTAATGCTCAGGCAGCCTACCCTGTGGGCCCCGCTAATGCTCAGGCAGCCTACCCTGTGGGCCCCGCTAATGCTCAGGCAGCCTACCCTGTGGGCCCCGCTAATGCTCAGGCAGCCTACCCTGTGGGCCCCGCTAATGCTCAGGCAGCCCACCCTGTGGGCCCCGCTAATGCTCAGGCAGCCTACCCTGTGGGCCCCGCTAATGCTCAGGCAGCCTACCCTGTGGGCCCCGCTAATGCTCAGGCAGCCCACCCTGCAGACCCCACCACCGCTGAGGCactaaaataa